One part of the Prunus persica cultivar Lovell chromosome G5, Prunus_persica_NCBIv2, whole genome shotgun sequence genome encodes these proteins:
- the LOC18777636 gene encoding probable inactive shikimate kinase like 2, chloroplastic produces the protein MVDTTISTITCSGFSFSQNPINTSQLSSLQKLCKPKWSCISFSLTDLYFPSPRLLFGNGRHLKTSYSPKVSSQSLSTIPVPSKNYEFLDGSSEVELRLQLGGQNIQSSRDIFVDANGTSLTIKVQHSGSLITHMETNHLFDKIKPAETIWYIDDDELVINLKKQDPELKWPDIMESWESLTLGSMQLLKGASIYIVGDSTEINQKVAQELAVGLGYTPLSTKELLETFAKQSIDSWLLAEGSDSVAEAESAILQSLSSHVRAVVATLGGQQGAARRAGKWRHLYAGFTVWLSQTEATDEDSAKEEARSHIKDGILAYSNADVVVKLQGWDTDHTKSVAEGCLSALKQLILSDKKLPGKKSLYIRLGCRGDWPNIKPPGWDPSAGDDVSPSGF, from the exons ATGGTGGATACAACAATTTCTACCATCACTTGCTCTGGTTTCAGTTTCTCGCAAAATCCAATCAACACCTCACAGCTCTCTTCCCTCCAGAAACTCTGCAAACCCAAATGGAGTTGtatctcattctcactcaccGACCTTTATTTCCCAAGTCCTCGCCTTTTGTTCGGAAATGGCCGCCACCTAAAGACCTCTTATAGTCCCAAAGTCTCCTCCCAGAGTCTCTCCACCATCCCCGTCCCCAGCAAGAACTACGAG TTTCTTGATGGTTCTTCTGAGGTGGAATTGAGATTACAGCTTGGGGGTCAAAATATCCAAAGCAGTAGAGATATTTTTGTGGATGCAAATGGCACCTCATTGACAATAAAAGTACAGCACTCTGGGTCTCTTATCACACATATGGAAACTAATCAtctgtttgataaaataaagcCTGCTGAAACAATATG GTATATAGATGATGATGAGCTAGTTATAAACTTGAAAAAGCAGGATCCAGAATTGAAATGGCCTGATATTATGGAGTCCTGGGAGTCTCTGACACTGGGATCTATGCAACTTCTGAAAGGAGCATCAATTTACATTGTTGGGGATTCAACTGAAATCAACCAGAAAGTGGCTCAAGAACTTGCAGTTGGTCTTGG ATATACACCACTGAGTACGAAGGAGTTGCTGGAAACATTTGCCAAGCAGAGCATTGATTCAT GGCTGCTTGCTGAAGGTTCTGACTCTGTAGCAGAAGCAGAAAGTGCTATATTACAAAGTTTAAGTAG TCATGTTCGAGCAGTAGTTGCAACATTAGGAGGGCAGCAGGGAGCTGCTAGAAGGGCTGGTAAATGGCGCCATCTTTATGCCGGATTTACTGTCTGGCTGTCCCAAACTGAAGCTACAG ATGAAGATTCAGCAAAGGAAGAGGCCAGGAGTCATATTAAAGATGGCATACTAGCTTACTCAAACGCAGACGTGGTTGTCAAGCTACAGGGTTGGGATACAGATCATACTAAAAGTGTGGCAGAGGGATGCTTGAGTGcccttaaacaattaattctATCAGACAAGAAACTTccag GTAAGAAGAGCCTCTACATAAGGTTGGGCTGCCGAGGTGACTGGCCAAACATCAAGCCTCCTGGTTGGGATCCATCAGCTGGAGATGATGTTTCTCCTAGTGGATTCTAA